One window of the Paenibacillus beijingensis genome contains the following:
- a CDS encoding ROK family transcriptional regulator produces MNKLRNGSKELIKDINRYKVLNIIREKQYISRSEIARLSDLGMSTLTYIIDDLTRQGLISEVGESSSTGGRRAKLIEFNKNFGTTISVKIEEERFLIALTNMNAEIIDMMKIPFEKYAKPEFVVAMLEKQIEMLLLKNQKVRSDLQGIGILSSGLVNRHEGIILRSSMLGWNNVPIAQLLQQQITDVPIFVDKNINGYALAELSNGEGQESDDFVLVSVGAGLGLSVVIGKKIHYGSIGGAGEFGHTTMEMGGYPCHCGQQGCLEMYASEFYFKNKGKELLSLYPNTSLKHFNFEEVAEHAQKGDPLASELMDKMGCYLGYGIRNLINTFNPDKIVIAGEGIKYSSLFMENAKRISQDNFFSKMGIETQLVQSRLKDDAWLVGGALLAINHIFQPPLWVNE; encoded by the coding sequence GTGAACAAATTAAGAAATGGAAGCAAAGAATTAATTAAAGATATCAATCGATATAAAGTATTGAATATTATTCGCGAGAAACAGTATATTAGTCGATCCGAAATTGCTAGATTAAGTGACTTAGGAATGTCGACGCTCACGTACATCATTGACGATTTAACAAGACAAGGATTGATTTCTGAAGTAGGGGAATCTTCTTCCACAGGTGGGAGAAGAGCTAAGCTCATTGAATTTAACAAAAATTTTGGTACGACGATTAGTGTGAAAATTGAAGAAGAACGTTTTCTCATCGCGTTGACGAACATGAATGCTGAAATCATTGACATGATGAAAATACCATTTGAGAAATATGCTAAACCAGAGTTTGTTGTGGCCATGCTGGAAAAGCAAATTGAAATGCTTCTCCTTAAGAATCAGAAGGTTCGGTCTGATCTTCAGGGGATTGGTATACTTTCTTCCGGCCTAGTGAACCGCCATGAAGGAATCATCCTTCGATCATCTATGCTGGGTTGGAACAATGTTCCGATAGCTCAATTATTGCAACAACAAATAACAGATGTTCCCATTTTTGTGGATAAAAATATTAACGGATACGCTCTTGCAGAGCTTTCGAATGGAGAGGGTCAAGAAAGCGATGATTTTGTATTGGTATCTGTCGGTGCGGGTTTAGGACTTTCCGTTGTTATAGGGAAAAAAATTCACTATGGTTCCATTGGAGGGGCGGGTGAATTTGGGCATACAACGATGGAAATGGGCGGTTACCCATGTCATTGTGGGCAGCAGGGTTGTTTAGAAATGTATGCTTCTGAATTTTATTTTAAAAACAAGGGGAAAGAGTTGCTTTCTCTCTATCCGAATACAAGCCTGAAACACTTTAACTTTGAAGAAGTAGCCGAACACGCTCAAAAAGGAGATCCGCTTGCTTCGGAATTAATGGATAAGATGGGTTGTTATTTAGGTTACGGGATTCGTAATCTGATCAATACCTTCAATCCGGACAAGATTGTTATAGCGGGTGAGGGGATAAAATATAGCAGCCTATTTATGGAAAATGCAAAAAGAATATCCCAAGATAACTTTTTCTCAAAAATGGGTATCGAAACACAACTGGTTCAATCTCGATTGAAAGACGATGCCTGGTTAGTCGGGGGCGCACTACTTGCTATCAATCATATTTTCCAACCACCACTATGGGTGAATGAGTGA